A single Paraburkholderia sp. FT54 DNA region contains:
- a CDS encoding 16S rRNA (uracil(1498)-N(3))-methyltransferase codes for MPRFFVGTPLQPDDIMQLPDDVVRHVLVLRLQPGDSIVLFNGEGGEYSAELVEVERRSAKVRIREFRNIEVEAPYRLTLAQGIAGGDKMDWLIEKAVELGASSFVPLTTTRSVVRLAGERAQRRHAHWQGIVRASCEQCGRNRLPEVMPVREIATWLGAMPRTPEEGELRILLSPRASISFSALPAEPPKGRVTVLVGPEGGFSAAEEAAATDHGFTAVGLGPRVMRTETAGIAVLSALAAGWGGW; via the coding sequence ATGCCACGCTTCTTCGTCGGTACGCCTCTCCAGCCCGATGACATCATGCAGCTTCCCGATGACGTCGTTCGGCATGTGCTCGTGCTGCGCTTGCAGCCAGGCGATTCGATCGTCCTTTTCAACGGCGAAGGCGGCGAGTACAGCGCCGAACTCGTCGAAGTCGAACGCCGCTCGGCCAAGGTAAGAATTCGCGAATTCCGCAATATCGAAGTCGAGGCGCCGTATCGCCTCACACTCGCGCAAGGCATCGCCGGCGGCGACAAGATGGACTGGTTGATCGAAAAGGCCGTCGAACTCGGCGCGTCCAGTTTCGTGCCACTGACCACCACGCGCAGCGTCGTGCGCCTGGCGGGCGAACGCGCGCAGCGGCGGCATGCGCACTGGCAAGGCATCGTGCGGGCGTCGTGCGAGCAGTGCGGGCGCAATCGACTGCCGGAAGTCATGCCGGTGCGCGAGATTGCCACCTGGCTGGGCGCGATGCCCCGCACGCCCGAAGAAGGCGAGTTGCGCATCCTGCTCTCGCCACGCGCCAGCATCAGCTTTTCCGCCTTGCCCGCCGAGCCGCCGAAAGGACGTGTGACGGTGCTGGTCGGCCCGGAAGGCGGCTTTTCCGCCGCCGAGGAAGCGGCAGCCACCGATCACGGCTTCACCGCCGTCGGCCTCGGCCCGCGCGTGATGCGCACCGAGACTGCCGGCATCGCGGTGCTCTCGGCGCTGGCGGCCGGCTGGGGCGGCTGGTAA
- a CDS encoding glyoxalase/bleomycin resistance/extradiol dioxygenase family protein → MTASRPAGVPWLTPYLTVRDARAASAFFTAAFGFEVRDSVQDDGVVMHVEMTYQGQLIVMFAPEGAFGSAAKTPKSAGAIAPQSFYVYVDDVDAIYARALAAGAKSLSEPQDQFWGDRFAQVEDLDGYRWALARHLS, encoded by the coding sequence ATGACCGCCTCCCGCCCAGCCGGTGTGCCCTGGTTGACCCCTTATCTGACGGTGCGCGATGCACGTGCCGCGTCCGCGTTCTTCACAGCGGCGTTCGGCTTCGAAGTGCGTGACAGTGTCCAGGACGACGGCGTCGTGATGCATGTCGAGATGACCTATCAAGGCCAGTTGATTGTGATGTTCGCACCGGAAGGCGCGTTCGGCTCGGCGGCGAAAACACCCAAAAGCGCGGGCGCAATTGCACCGCAATCGTTCTATGTCTATGTCGACGATGTCGACGCGATTTACGCGCGGGCGCTGGCCGCCGGCGCCAAGTCGCTGAGCGAGCCACAGGATCAGTTCTGGGGCGACCGCTTCGCCCAGGTCGAAGATCTGGACGGCTACCGCTGGGCGCTCGCTCGCCACCTTTCATGA
- the speE gene encoding polyamine aminopropyltransferase, translating into MSAPLLFRPSPDAVYGFPHAKRLARVDSPYQRIEVWDSPQLGRLFTLDGRPMTSTGDEFIYHECMVHPAALAHPSPKAALVLGGGDGGAARQLLRHASIERIVVAELDAEVVRLTREHLPEVHGGAFDEPRVELVIGDAARYVDAAAPAQFDLVVFDLTPPDSPAAGLYTQAFYQRLKRVMSPIAAVSVHLGSPYFHAERIAHLLDDLRAAFAVIRTMNTFVPLYGSLWMMATASDTLDPAALTIDTLTERLAARGIDTLVHYDAAVHAGLFSASRSVRDKLSQFLKPAS; encoded by the coding sequence GTGAGCGCTCCGCTGCTGTTCCGACCGAGTCCCGACGCCGTCTACGGTTTTCCGCACGCGAAGCGCCTGGCGCGCGTCGATTCGCCTTATCAGCGGATCGAGGTCTGGGACTCGCCGCAGCTCGGCCGGCTCTTCACGCTCGACGGCCGTCCGATGACGTCCACCGGCGACGAGTTCATCTATCACGAATGCATGGTGCATCCGGCCGCGCTCGCGCATCCGTCGCCGAAAGCGGCGTTGGTGCTGGGCGGCGGTGACGGCGGCGCCGCGCGGCAATTGCTGCGGCACGCGAGTATCGAACGGATCGTAGTGGCGGAACTGGACGCCGAAGTCGTGCGCCTGACGCGCGAACATTTGCCCGAGGTGCACGGCGGCGCTTTCGACGAACCGCGCGTCGAACTGGTGATCGGCGACGCTGCGCGCTACGTCGACGCCGCAGCGCCGGCGCAGTTCGATCTGGTCGTGTTCGACCTGACGCCGCCGGACTCACCCGCCGCCGGTCTTTACACGCAAGCCTTCTATCAGCGGCTCAAGCGGGTCATGAGCCCGATTGCCGCAGTCTCCGTACACCTCGGCTCGCCGTATTTCCATGCCGAACGCATCGCGCACCTGCTCGACGATCTGCGCGCGGCCTTCGCCGTCATCCGCACCATGAACACCTTCGTGCCGCTGTACGGCTCGCTCTGGATGATGGCAACCGCCAGCGACACGCTCGATCCCGCCGCCCTGACCATCGACACGCTCACTGAACGCCTGGCCGCGCGTGGAATCGACACCTTGGTGCATTACGACGCGGCCGTGCACGCCGGACTGTTCTCGGCATCGCGCTCGGTGCGCGATAAACTAAGTCAATTCTTAAAGCCAGCAAGCTGA
- the tkt gene encoding transketolase: MTTPSPAPTTLMANAIRALAMDAVQKANSGHPGMPMGMAEIGVALWSRHLRHNPKNPQWADRDRFVLSNGHGSMLLYSLLHLTGYDLPIDELKNFRQMHSKTPGHPEYGITPGVETTTGPLGQGLANAVGMALAESLLATEFNKPDAKIVDHHTYVFVGDGCLMEGISHEACSLAGVLKLNKLIAFYDDNGISIDGEVVHWFHDDTPKRFEAYGWNVIPNVVGHDVDAVDAAIKQAKQSDRPTLICCKTVIGEGSPNKAGSHDSHGAALGDKEVAATREKIGWKWEPFVIPQEVYAAWDAKEAGARNEADWNKAFAAYAAKYPQEAAEFKRRDAKQLPADWKDKAKAIIAGANERAETVATRKASQQAIEALSAVLPELLGGSADLTGSNLTNWKAAKPVRVNAEGKAAGNYVNYGVREFGMSAAINGVALHGGFKAFGGTFLTFSDYSRNALRVAALMKAPSIFVFTHDSIGLGEDGPTHQSIEHVASLRLIPHLQVWRPADTVETAVAWTHAVEHHGPSCLIFSRQNLPFSERTDAQIANIEKGGYVLRDWNDEIVARKIILIATGSEVELALNAIEPLAREGIAARVVSMPSTTVFDKQDAAYRERVLPHGVRRVAIEAGVTDFWRKYVGLEGGVVGIDTFGESAPAGVLFKHFGFTVEHVVETAKAALG; this comes from the coding sequence ATGACGACCCCGTCTCCCGCACCCACCACTTTGATGGCCAACGCAATCCGCGCGTTGGCCATGGACGCCGTTCAAAAAGCGAATTCCGGCCACCCCGGCATGCCGATGGGCATGGCCGAAATCGGCGTGGCTTTGTGGTCGCGTCATCTGCGTCACAACCCGAAGAACCCGCAATGGGCCGATCGCGACCGTTTCGTGCTGTCCAACGGCCACGGCTCGATGCTGCTGTACTCGCTGTTGCACCTGACCGGCTACGATCTGCCGATCGACGAGCTGAAGAACTTCCGCCAGATGCATTCGAAGACGCCGGGCCACCCGGAATACGGCATCACGCCGGGCGTCGAGACAACCACCGGCCCGCTCGGCCAGGGTCTGGCGAATGCGGTAGGCATGGCGCTCGCCGAGTCGCTGCTCGCCACGGAATTCAACAAGCCTGACGCGAAGATCGTCGACCACCACACGTACGTGTTCGTCGGCGACGGCTGCCTGATGGAAGGCATCTCGCACGAAGCGTGCTCGCTCGCCGGCGTGCTGAAGTTGAACAAGCTGATCGCGTTCTACGACGACAACGGCATCTCGATCGACGGCGAAGTGGTGCACTGGTTCCACGACGACACGCCCAAGCGTTTCGAAGCGTACGGCTGGAACGTGATCCCGAACGTGGTCGGCCACGACGTCGATGCGGTGGATGCAGCCATCAAGCAGGCCAAGCAATCCGACAGGCCCACGCTGATCTGCTGCAAGACGGTGATCGGCGAAGGCTCGCCGAACAAGGCCGGCAGCCATGATTCGCACGGCGCGGCGCTCGGCGACAAGGAAGTCGCGGCCACGCGTGAAAAGATCGGCTGGAAGTGGGAGCCGTTCGTGATTCCGCAAGAAGTCTACGCGGCATGGGACGCGAAGGAAGCCGGCGCGCGCAACGAAGCCGATTGGAACAAGGCGTTCGCTGCGTACGCAGCCAAATATCCGCAGGAAGCCGCTGAATTCAAGCGTCGCGACGCGAAGCAATTGCCCGCCGACTGGAAGGACAAGGCCAAGGCCATCATCGCCGGCGCGAACGAACGTGCGGAAACCGTCGCAACGCGCAAGGCATCGCAACAGGCCATCGAAGCTTTGTCAGCCGTGCTGCCCGAACTGCTCGGCGGCTCCGCTGACCTGACCGGCTCGAACCTGACCAACTGGAAGGCCGCCAAGCCTGTGCGTGTGAACGCGGAAGGCAAAGCCGCCGGCAACTACGTCAACTACGGCGTGCGCGAATTCGGCATGAGCGCCGCGATCAACGGCGTCGCGCTGCACGGCGGCTTCAAGGCCTTCGGCGGCACGTTCCTGACGTTCTCGGACTACAGCCGCAACGCGCTGCGCGTCGCCGCACTGATGAAAGCGCCGTCGATCTTCGTGTTTACGCACGACTCGATCGGTCTCGGCGAAGACGGCCCGACTCACCAGTCGATCGAACATGTTGCGAGCCTGCGTCTGATTCCGCACCTGCAAGTGTGGCGTCCGGCTGATACCGTCGAGACTGCGGTGGCCTGGACCCACGCGGTCGAACACCACGGCCCGTCGTGCCTGATCTTCAGCCGTCAGAACCTGCCGTTCTCGGAACGCACCGACGCGCAGATCGCCAACATCGAGAAGGGCGGCTACGTGCTGCGCGACTGGAACGACGAGATCGTCGCGCGCAAGATCATCCTGATCGCCACCGGTTCGGAAGTCGAACTGGCGCTGAACGCAATCGAGCCGCTGGCCCGCGAAGGCATCGCGGCACGTGTCGTGTCCATGCCGTCGACCACCGTGTTCGACAAGCAGGACGCCGCGTACCGCGAACGCGTGCTGCCGCATGGCGTGCGCCGCGTCGCGATCGAAGCGGGTGTGACGGATTTCTGGCGCAAGTACGTGGGTCTGGAAGGCGGCGTGGTCGGCATCGACACGTTCGGCGAATCGGCCCCGGCGGGCGTGCTGTTCAAGCATTTTGGCTTCACTGTCGAGCACGTGGTAGAGACGGCAAAAGCCGCACTCGGCTGA
- the gap gene encoding type I glyceraldehyde-3-phosphate dehydrogenase produces MTIRVAINGYGRIGRNTLRAFYENGKKHDIEIVAINDLGDAKTNAHLTQYDTAHGKFPGEVSVDGDYLVVNGDKIRVLANRNPAELPWGELNVDVVMECTGFFTTKEKASAHIKGGAKKVIISAPGGKDVDATIVYGVNHNVLKASDTVISNASCTTNCLAPLVKPLNDKIGLVNGLMTTIHAYTNDQVLTDVYHEDLRRARSATHSQIPTKTGAASAVGLVLPELNGKLDGYAIRVPTINVSVVDLSFIAARDTTVAEVNAIMKEASEGALKGILGYNDAPLVSIDFNHNPASSTFDATLTKVSGRLVKVSSWYDNEWGFSNRMLDTAVALANAK; encoded by the coding sequence ATGACGATTCGCGTCGCAATCAACGGCTACGGCCGGATCGGCCGCAACACGCTGCGCGCCTTCTATGAAAACGGCAAGAAGCACGATATCGAAATCGTCGCCATCAACGATCTCGGCGATGCCAAGACCAACGCTCACCTGACGCAATACGACACGGCACACGGCAAGTTCCCGGGCGAAGTGTCGGTGGACGGCGACTACCTCGTTGTCAACGGCGACAAGATCCGCGTGCTGGCCAACCGCAACCCGGCTGAACTGCCGTGGGGCGAGCTGAACGTCGACGTCGTGATGGAATGCACGGGCTTTTTCACGACCAAGGAAAAGGCGAGCGCGCACATCAAGGGCGGCGCGAAGAAGGTGATCATTTCGGCGCCGGGCGGTAAAGACGTCGACGCCACGATCGTCTACGGCGTGAACCACAACGTGCTGAAGGCATCGGACACGGTGATCTCGAACGCATCGTGCACGACGAACTGCCTCGCGCCGCTCGTCAAGCCGCTGAACGACAAGATCGGTCTCGTGAACGGTCTGATGACCACGATCCACGCATACACGAACGACCAGGTGCTGACGGACGTGTACCACGAAGACCTGCGCCGCGCCCGCTCGGCCACGCACAGCCAGATTCCGACCAAGACCGGCGCGGCTTCGGCGGTCGGCCTGGTGCTGCCGGAACTGAACGGCAAGCTGGACGGCTACGCGATTCGCGTCCCGACGATCAACGTGTCGGTGGTCGACCTGTCGTTCATCGCCGCGCGCGACACGACGGTCGCAGAAGTCAACGCGATCATGAAGGAAGCGTCGGAAGGGGCGCTGAAGGGAATCCTCGGCTACAACGACGCACCGCTGGTGTCGATCGACTTCAACCACAACCCGGCTTCGTCGACGTTCGACGCCACGCTGACCAAGGTGTCGGGACGTCTGGTGAAGGTGTCGAGCTGGTACGACAACGAGTGGGGCTTCTCGAACCGCATGCTGGACACAGCAGTGGCGCTGGCCAACGCGAAGTAA
- a CDS encoding FadR/GntR family transcriptional regulator: MKNVPHTVTDAAIATIRERIEAGAYPVGSLLPAQRQLSEELAISRASLREALSTLEALGLLVIRPGKGVYVESAQASAAHAWRFAEQSSLPDTYQMRFALEGFIARMAALAVSDSDLAWFEENITAMQTALACDELDEAARLDYDFHMRIVNIAGNAAIESILSSSAEIMKESQRMPFYRRELVLSTYNEHRVILDALKARDCAAAGKAIETHISNAAQRAGVYFPTPQPQA; encoded by the coding sequence ATGAAGAACGTCCCGCATACCGTCACCGATGCCGCCATCGCGACCATCCGCGAACGGATCGAAGCGGGCGCCTATCCCGTGGGCAGTTTGCTGCCGGCGCAGCGTCAACTTTCCGAAGAACTCGCGATCAGCCGCGCCTCCTTGCGCGAGGCGCTCTCAACGCTTGAAGCGCTCGGTTTGCTGGTGATCAGGCCCGGTAAGGGCGTCTATGTGGAAAGCGCGCAGGCCTCGGCTGCCCATGCGTGGCGCTTCGCGGAGCAGTCGTCGCTGCCGGACACCTATCAGATGCGTTTCGCGCTGGAAGGCTTCATAGCGCGCATGGCGGCGCTTGCGGTCAGCGACTCCGACCTCGCCTGGTTCGAAGAAAACATCACCGCCATGCAAACGGCGCTCGCCTGCGACGAACTCGACGAAGCCGCGCGCCTCGACTACGACTTCCACATGCGGATCGTCAACATTGCCGGCAACGCGGCGATCGAATCGATTCTGAGCAGCAGCGCGGAGATCATGAAGGAAAGCCAGCGCATGCCGTTCTACCGGCGCGAACTGGTGCTGTCCACCTACAACGAGCATCGCGTGATTCTGGACGCGCTCAAGGCGCGTGATTGCGCCGCGGCCGGCAAGGCCATTGAGACGCACATCTCGAACGCCGCACAGCGCGCTGGCGTCTATTTCCCGACGCCGCAGCCGCAGGCATAA
- a CDS encoding C4-dicarboxylate transporter DctA encodes MLKFFNSLFGRVVIALVAGIVIGAVFPHFAQSLRPLGDGFLKLIKMVIGPIVFCVVVSGMAHAGDLRKVGRVGLKAVVYFEVMTTIALVIGAILAYVTRPGVGMNIDLHSLDPASLSTYTEHAKSLKDTAGFLLKIIPDTAINAFATGDILQILVFSVLFGSALSLLGNKAQRVSSLIDELSRVFFRVMSFIIKLAPLGVLGAIAFTTGTYGVESLKQLGMLVLVFYVSCFVFVAVVLGVVMRLAGFSIFKLIRYLREELSIVLGTASSDAVLPQIMRKLEWMGVKDSTVGLVIPTGYSFNLDGFSIYLTLAVIFIAQATNTPLSMHDLIVVVLVSLVTSKGAHGIPGSAIVILAATLSAIPAIPVLGLVLILPVDWFVGIARALTNLIGNCVATVVVAVWENDIDRTRAHRVLNRDAALRYVPAGEGAEPAANGEHAPAV; translated from the coding sequence GTGTTGAAATTTTTCAATTCGCTGTTTGGCCGGGTCGTCATAGCGCTGGTGGCGGGCATCGTGATCGGTGCCGTCTTTCCGCATTTCGCCCAATCGCTGCGCCCGCTCGGCGACGGCTTTCTCAAGCTGATCAAGATGGTGATCGGCCCGATCGTCTTCTGCGTTGTGGTCAGCGGCATGGCGCATGCCGGCGACTTGCGCAAAGTCGGGCGCGTCGGCCTGAAGGCGGTGGTCTACTTCGAGGTGATGACGACGATTGCGCTCGTGATCGGCGCAATCCTCGCGTATGTCACGCGTCCTGGCGTCGGTATGAACATCGATCTGCACTCGCTGGATCCGGCTTCGCTCTCGACCTACACCGAGCACGCGAAGAGCCTCAAGGACACGGCCGGCTTTCTGCTGAAGATCATCCCCGACACGGCGATCAACGCGTTCGCCACCGGCGATATCCTGCAAATCCTCGTGTTTTCCGTGCTGTTCGGCTCGGCGCTGTCGCTGCTCGGCAATAAGGCGCAGCGCGTGAGCAGCCTGATTGATGAGCTGTCGCGGGTGTTTTTCCGCGTGATGAGTTTCATCATCAAGCTCGCGCCGCTCGGCGTGCTCGGGGCAATCGCCTTCACCACCGGCACATACGGCGTCGAGTCGCTCAAGCAGCTCGGCATGCTGGTGCTCGTGTTCTACGTGAGCTGCTTCGTGTTCGTGGCCGTCGTGCTGGGTGTCGTGATGCGTCTGGCCGGCTTCAGCATCTTCAAGCTGATCCGTTACCTGCGCGAAGAACTGTCGATCGTGCTGGGCACCGCTTCGTCGGATGCCGTGCTGCCGCAGATCATGCGCAAGCTCGAATGGATGGGCGTCAAGGATTCGACCGTCGGGCTCGTGATTCCGACCGGCTACTCGTTCAATCTCGACGGCTTCTCCATCTATCTCACGCTGGCGGTCATTTTCATCGCGCAGGCCACCAACACGCCGCTGTCCATGCATGACCTGATCGTGGTGGTGCTGGTGTCGCTGGTGACGTCGAAGGGCGCGCACGGCATTCCCGGCTCGGCCATCGTGATTCTGGCCGCCACGTTGTCCGCGATTCCGGCGATCCCCGTGCTCGGCCTCGTGCTGATTCTGCCGGTCGACTGGTTCGTCGGCATTGCCCGCGCGCTGACCAACCTGATCGGCAACTGCGTGGCGACGGTGGTGGTCGCCGTGTGGGAAAACGATATCGACCGGACGCGCGCGCATCGCGTGCTGAACCGCGACGCGGCGTTGCGTTACGTGCCGGCCGGTGAAGGCGCCGAACCCGCTGCCAACGGCGAGCACGCTCCGGCTGTGTGA
- the alc gene encoding allantoicase: MANPILDPNAPAFTRRYMNLADPRLGAKALFASDEFFAPKERMLEPQPAVFIPGKYDDHGKWMDGWETRRKRTTGHDYCVIRLAHPGVVHGVDLDTSHFTGNFPPAASIDACYVDGEAPPDNADWQTLVPATTLQGNQHHYVDVSDARAFTHLRVNLYPDGGLARLRVYGQPKRDWERVERGTLLDLAAIENGAYLVAANNQHFGPASQMLMPGRGVNMGDGWETRRRREPGNDWAIVALARPGVIRKIEVDTAHFKGNFPDRCSLQAASVKGGTDDSLVTQAMFWPVLLGEQKLQMDHVHTFADNLASLGPVTHVRFNIFPDGGVSRLRLWGEIA, translated from the coding sequence ATGGCCAATCCGATCCTCGACCCCAACGCTCCCGCTTTCACGCGTCGCTACATGAACCTCGCCGACCCGCGTCTGGGTGCGAAGGCGCTCTTCGCCAGCGACGAATTCTTCGCGCCGAAAGAACGCATGCTCGAGCCGCAACCGGCGGTGTTCATCCCCGGCAAATACGACGACCACGGCAAGTGGATGGACGGCTGGGAAACCCGCCGCAAGCGCACCACCGGCCACGACTACTGCGTGATCCGCCTCGCGCACCCAGGCGTCGTGCACGGCGTGGATCTGGATACGAGCCACTTCACCGGCAACTTCCCGCCGGCGGCGTCGATCGACGCCTGCTACGTGGACGGCGAGGCGCCGCCCGACAACGCCGATTGGCAAACGCTCGTGCCGGCCACCACGCTGCAGGGCAACCAGCACCACTATGTCGACGTGAGCGACGCGCGCGCCTTCACCCATCTGCGCGTGAATCTGTACCCGGACGGCGGCCTCGCGCGCCTGCGCGTGTATGGCCAGCCGAAGCGCGATTGGGAGCGGGTGGAGCGCGGCACGCTGCTGGATCTGGCGGCGATCGAGAACGGCGCGTATCTGGTCGCGGCGAACAATCAGCACTTCGGGCCGGCCTCGCAGATGCTGATGCCGGGCCGCGGCGTCAACATGGGCGACGGCTGGGAAACCCGGCGCCGTCGCGAGCCGGGCAACGATTGGGCGATCGTCGCGTTGGCGCGGCCGGGCGTGATCCGCAAGATCGAAGTGGATACGGCGCACTTCAAGGGCAATTTCCCGGACCGCTGTTCGCTGCAAGCCGCGTCGGTAAAAGGCGGCACGGACGATTCGCTCGTCACGCAGGCGATGTTCTGGCCGGTGTTGCTCGGCGAACAGAAACTGCAGATGGACCACGTCCACACGTTCGCGGACAACCTCGCGTCGCTCGGCCCGGTCACGCATGTTCGTTTCAATATCTTTCCGGACGGCGGCGTGTCGCGCCTGCGCCTGTGGGGCGAAATCGCATAA
- a CDS encoding ureidoglycolate lyase produces MKTLQMERLTRAAFAPFGDVIELDGARHFAINGGTTERYHDLASVDVTESGGRPLINLFRAQPRALPVQITMMERHPLGSQAFIPLTAGRYLVVVAPAGEFDPTQMRAFWTDAWQGVNYAKGVWHHPLLALDQVSDFVVVDRGGEQPNCDELSLTEPWRLTFEASAELMD; encoded by the coding sequence ATGAAGACATTGCAGATGGAACGCCTCACGCGCGCGGCCTTCGCACCGTTCGGCGATGTGATCGAACTGGACGGCGCGCGGCATTTCGCCATCAACGGCGGCACGACCGAGCGCTATCACGATCTCGCCAGTGTCGACGTAACGGAGAGCGGCGGCCGGCCGCTGATCAACCTGTTTCGCGCACAGCCGCGCGCGCTGCCGGTCCAGATCACGATGATGGAGCGGCATCCGCTCGGCAGCCAGGCTTTCATTCCCTTAACGGCGGGGCGCTATCTGGTGGTCGTCGCGCCGGCCGGCGAGTTCGATCCGACGCAGATGCGCGCCTTCTGGACCGACGCGTGGCAGGGCGTGAACTATGCGAAAGGCGTCTGGCATCACCCGTTGCTCGCGCTCGATCAGGTGAGCGATTTCGTGGTGGTGGATCGTGGCGGTGAGCAGCCTAATTGCGACGAACTCTCATTGACGGAACCTTGGCGGTTGACGTTCGAAGCTAGCGCGGAACTGATGGATTAG
- the fur gene encoding ferric iron uptake transcriptional regulator, with the protein MTNPTDLKNIGLKATLPRLKILEIFQHSPVRHLTAEDVYRNLLHEELDIGLATVYRVLTQFEQAGLLSRSNFESGKAVFELNEGSHHDHLVCLDCGLVEEFFDSEIESRQQSIAKERGFKLQEHALALYGACTKENCPHRKH; encoded by the coding sequence ATGACCAATCCAACCGATCTCAAGAATATCGGGCTCAAGGCGACCCTTCCGCGCCTCAAAATCCTTGAGATTTTTCAGCACAGCCCGGTGCGCCACCTGACGGCCGAAGACGTGTACCGCAACCTGCTGCACGAAGAACTCGATATCGGTCTTGCAACCGTGTATCGCGTGCTGACGCAATTCGAGCAGGCGGGCCTGCTCTCGCGCAGTAATTTCGAGTCGGGTAAAGCGGTGTTCGAACTGAACGAAGGGTCGCACCACGACCACCTCGTGTGTCTCGATTGCGGGCTCGTCGAAGAATTTTTCGACTCCGAAATCGAGAGCCGTCAGCAGTCCATCGCGAAAGAACGTGGCTTCAAGCTGCAGGAGCACGCTTTGGCGCTGTACGGCGCCTGCACGAAGGAAAATTGCCCGCATCGCAAGCATTGA
- a CDS encoding outer membrane protein assembly factor BamE: MRGTLIAVATVAVLAGCSTYDSLTQRVAQSITPYRITVVQGNFVSKEAAAQMQVGLSRAQVKQLLGTPLLTDMFHADRWDYVFYFKRGSTNVVQQRDFVILFAGDRVASWSGGEDLPSNLELLAEIDGDKSGKKKAAAAVASSASGASAPAAAAAPAASDTTPSPSVAGAGAAGVPSTDANAAAAQAANRATNAVQLSPNARPSVPSAPTANGGGVPQQGPTAAGQPQFQFHRPPPPQNPGTDNSNPVGPTGPQSSNSGPMHNAPLTSAPASGTGG, encoded by the coding sequence ATGCGGGGTACCTTGATCGCTGTTGCGACTGTCGCGGTTCTTGCCGGATGTTCCACTTACGACAGCCTGACGCAGCGTGTTGCCCAAAGCATCACGCCGTACCGGATTACGGTGGTGCAAGGCAATTTCGTCTCGAAAGAAGCGGCTGCACAGATGCAGGTCGGCTTGTCCCGCGCGCAGGTCAAGCAGTTGCTCGGCACGCCGCTCCTGACCGACATGTTCCACGCGGATCGCTGGGACTATGTGTTCTATTTCAAGCGCGGCTCGACCAACGTCGTCCAGCAGCGCGACTTCGTGATCCTGTTCGCGGGCGACCGTGTCGCCAGCTGGTCGGGCGGCGAAGATCTGCCGTCCAACCTCGAGTTGCTGGCTGAAATCGACGGTGACAAGTCGGGCAAGAAGAAGGCCGCGGCGGCCGTGGCAAGCAGTGCCAGCGGCGCGAGCGCGCCGGCGGCTGCAGCCGCACCGGCCGCGTCGGACACCACGCCTTCGCCGTCTGTCGCTGGCGCTGGCGCAGCGGGCGTTCCGTCCACGGACGCCAACGCGGCAGCCGCTCAAGCCGCCAATCGTGCGACGAATGCAGTGCAGTTGTCGCCCAATGCGCGTCCAAGTGTGCCGAGCGCGCCGACTGCCAACGGCGGTGGTGTCCCGCAGCAAGGCCCGACGGCCGCGGGTCAGCCGCAATTTCAGTTCCACCGTCCGCCGCCGCCGCAAAATCCGGGTACGGACAACAGCAATCCGGTCGGACCGACGGGCCCGCAGAGCAGCAACAGCGGCCCGATGCACAACGCACCGCTGACCTCTGCGCCGGCTTCGGGAACGGGCGGCTAA